The Hemiscyllium ocellatum isolate sHemOce1 chromosome 31, sHemOce1.pat.X.cur, whole genome shotgun sequence sequence caGATAGGGGCTGATCTTCCTCTGCTTCACCTGGCTGTCCCATACCCGCATCCCCCGATCATTTGTAGTGGCCAAAATGCATGGTTCTCTGGCCTAACAATCCCTGACAACTGAGAATTGTCAACTCTGGGGGGATAAAGAACTTCAAACTTCACCTACTCTCTAAATGAATAAATCTCTTCTCCTGCCAACCCTAAATGGCCAACCTTGTATTATAAAATTGTACCCTCCCATGTTCGAGACTATAACCAGACAGAACTGGTTCTCAGCATCCACCCTATTGAATCCTCTCGGATCTGTGTAGTTTGCTTCTTGAGGTGTCTTGGGGAAGGGGTAAATGATTCTCCTCTTCTCAAAATGCTTTGTTCTGATAAAACTCATTCTAAATTCCATCTGGATTGGATTCTGTGTCTTTTGTGCTGAAGGATTCCCAAGACTTTAATGAAATGCCTCTCGTCTTATCACTGGTCTACCTGATGGTTATTCTGTTTTATCTTTCAGTCAATCCCTTACATTGGGCCCATTCCCGGGGGCTTGCAGGATGGGAAGATGATCATGATCAAAGGACGAGTTCTTCCTCAGAGTGACAGGTACTCCTTAGAGAATGTCTCTTATAATCGTGTACTCGATTGTGTTCACTATCCAGCCTAGAAAAGCTTTGCATGTAAGTCTAAATGCTTCCAGTGTTGAGGTCCTCAGTATTGCAGCAGTCACCTGCCATTGAAGATACATTTACATCGacctcttcacagatgttgtgaCATtcctctggaggaggtgggacttgaacataggCCCTCTGGCTCAGGAGTATGGACACTACCACCACACCGCAGGAGCACTCTTGACATTGGTTGAAGTTGCTCCAATGGATGATGGGAACCATCAGGAAACTGATAGGTTTTGGTGGGGCCCTGTTCTTGGGAGTCAGCCATAATATTGGATTAATTTTAAATCCAACAGCCAATGGGAGCTGTAAGCTTCCTGCTTGAATTGAATTAGATTGAACGTGTAGACTGTTTTTCTCTGCTTGCTTCTGTGTGCCTCATTTTCCCATCTGTAGGTCAATGGGAAGTACAAATATTTTAGGAATGGCCTCATTTCAACTTGTGTATCAGTCTGGTTCCCTGTGACTCCAGTGATGGCCACATTCACTGAGCCAGACGGATCCCTCTTGTTTGAACCTGGTTGAGTGTGTATCATTATACACAGCTCTTGAAAATCGCGTCTGTGTTTCAGTGGCTGACCCACGTATCCCAGTTGCTGGGAGAATGTGGTTCTTCCTCACGGAGAGCTGGGCGTTGAgacattttgtgattctgtgtCCCCTCAGATTTCACGTGAATCTTCAGTGTGGCTCAGTACCATATCACTGTGATGTTGCCTTTCATTTCAACCCACGGTTTGAGAATCCGGGCTACGTGGTCTGCAACACTTACAAGGAGCAGTGCTGGAGCTCTGAGGAGAGGAAGCAGGAAATGCCAATCCAGAGGGGAGAATCTTTccaaattctcattcttgttcaGGCAGACTGTTACAAGGTAATTTGTGCAATGTTgcagctttctttaaaaaaaccctTTAACTATTTTTAATATTTTCGTGGGACATGGATATGCCAACATTTACAGCTCATTGCTCATTGTCTCTTGAGAAGAAGTGGTTTCTAGGTTATTTCAGAGAACGCTTAAAACACAACCACTTGCTATGTGTCTGAAGTTACATGTGTCATGGGGTAGCAGGGTGTTTTGGTGGTTAGCAATGCAATCTCACAGTGCCggggaccccggttcaattctggccttgggtgactgtctacatggagtttgcacattctctccgtgtctgtgtgagtttcctccgggtgctcctgttctctcccacagtccaaagatgtgcaggttagagtggagtagtgttcagggatatgtaggttaggtggattagtcaggggaaatgtagagttagcgagttttgagaagatttgtaggtcggtttgagattctggatgtaggtttgcttgctgaactggaaggttcatttttagacgttttgtcaccatactagtgagcctccagatgaagcactggtggcctggcccactttctatttatgtgtttgagtttccttgggttggtgatgtcatttactgtTCTTTTTCTAAGGGgctggtaaataggatccaagtcaatatgtttgttgatagagttccagtaggaatgccatgcttctaggaattctcgtgcgtgtctcaggatggatgtgttgtccctgtccaaGTGTGGTCCTTCCtcttctgtatgtaaggatactagtgagagtgggtcatttctttttgtggctagttgatgttcatgtatcctggtggctagggttttgcttgtttgtccaatgtagtgtttatccTAGTCCATCCTAGGaccagccaaacagagacacgcacaggaattcctagaagtgtggcattccaactggaactctataaacaaacacattgacttggatcccatttaccactccctgagaaaaagaacaggaaatgatgtcaccataggaaatggtgtcactacaggaaatgacatcagcccAAGGAACCCCAAACGTaaaaatagaaagcgggctatgcCATCAgcacttcatccagaggctcactgatgatgttccctagtatggtgatgaaacatctaaaaAGGAACttgccagctcagtgagcaaacttgcacctggaaatgtagagtaatagggtggggaagtggttctgggtgggatgctctttggagagttggtgtggacttgttgggccaaatggcctgtttcacactgtagggattttatgataccaggtctgacctacatatcCTTCCCTTgggggcattagtgaaccagatgggtttttatgactgAGCACAGACTAGCCTCTGTATTTGTTGAATTCGCAATCCACCAGCTGCAATAGTGGGACTTTAACTGGTGTTCTCAAACTACCTCTGTTACTAATCCAGTGATATGACTATTATATCATCACCTCTGCTATCATTCTTTGTGCCCTTGTTACAACTTGGGGGCGATACACTTTTTGGGATGTCTGTCTTGAGGAAGCTAGAGTTGGGTTGCTATAGACATCACTGgaaatgccaacatttttatagctcatccctaattgttctGTGAACCATGTGGAATGCTGTAGCGATTGAGGCTTCCTGCCCTACTCCCATTTCCTTCACTGAAGCTGCCTCTTCATGTTCCTCAACAAGAGAGCAAAGAAGGAAGGGACAGTTCTGTTGTTGAGTTACTGCTGTTAATCAGGAGAGAAGCCTGCAGTCTAGAGGCACTGGTGCTAGGGTAGGAACATCGTGGTCTCCCACTGttcagataaaaaaaatcacacaacaccaggttatggtccaacaggtttatttggaagcactagctttcagggcactgctccttcatcaggtagctcctGGATTGGGCCTCAGTCTGTTCCTCCGTTCCATTTACCCATTTCAGCTTCAGACCTTttgattcttttccttttttttaaaaaaactgtcccAGTTTTGAAAGTTCTGACTGTTCCAGCACCTCCAGCCTTTTGAAAGTTGTGTTCTCCCTGAATTGATTCAACAATGaactcccatgtccttctccagcTGGTAGATTCTGAGCCATGTTTGAGAAGAGCATCCCGAGGGAgcactttttcacacacacaggCCAGTGGAAATCCGTACCACTGGGATGATGAACTAAAGTCATGGGTTGCAAGCTCTGAGGCAATGCTGGTTGCCATGGAGATCTGACCGTGTGAATAACTGTGAGACAGCTTTAAATCCTCATACTTCTCCAAACTGTGAGGGTGACCTAAATGAGCTACCCTCGAGGCCTGAACTCTGAGTGTTACTGACTAGACCATCATTTCTTGCCTTATCCCTAATTCTCTGGGCCACCATCTTGAACAGCTGATGTCTGTCAGCATTTAGTGCTGTGCTGTTAGCGGGGTGATTCCAAGGCTAACACACTGAAAACGAAGGAATGGTAATagatttccaagtctggatgttgtAGATGCTGTGGATTTGGGGAAACTTTCAGCGAATGGCATTTCCATCTGCCTGCCATACATGAGAGATAAACAGGTCAATAGGCCTGCTCCCATTTTCTAACCTCCAGTCAGTGAGTTAGTGTGGGTGTAAAGTAGAGATGAGGGAGTGGGCTGTTAGACCAGCTGTAGGGAAGGCTGCTGTTGATACTCTGGTATGTACATTGTAAATTATGGGTTATCAGGTCAGTCACTGATGAAATGTTTTCTGAACAAGTCAGCAGTGAACTGTGAGCTGTGAACCAAGAATGAAGGGTTCAGTGTTTCCTGCCCAGGCTGTCTGTGTTCACACCCAGAACACCCAAAGGACCTCTTCAGTTTGTGGCTACATCACCAGCTGTGTTTTCACAGCTCATGGGGTACTGACTCACCAACATCAGGGTATTTCCAGCTCTCACTTCCTGCAGAAAGGAGGACCAGGGCATATGACCATAAGAATGTGTATTCATTCAATGTGACCTCAGAGTCAGAAATTGCCCAACTGTTGTACAATGAGGAATTTGAGAATAAACCGTGTATGACACAGCTCTTTAAGGTGGACTCCtgtttaaaatatgtttttagtctttcttttaaacattttctttcatGTGACAGTGGCATCATTGGTAAGGTTGGCACTTGTTACTAATCCCATTTCCAGTTCACCTTGAAATCAGTGGCTTGTTGGGCCATTTCAAAggacagttaagggtcaaccgcattgttgtgggcctggagtcatatgtaggccagaccaagtaagaatcatagaatccctacagtgtggattcggcccaacaagtccatgctgaccctctgaacagtaacccacccaaccccattcccctaccctaatactttacatttccccctgactaatgcacctagatccctgaacactctgggtaatttagaatggccaattcacttaacctacgtatctttggattgtgggagggaaccagagcaccctgaggaaacccacgcagacagtgggagaatgcgtaagctccacacagacagtcgcccccgaggctggaattgaacccgggtccctggcgctgtgaggcagcagtgctaaccactgtgctatctAATGACAGCAAATCTCCTCCCATAATGGCATTACTGACCAATTGATGGTAGTTTTATGGTCACCATTACATAGATGAGCTTCCAATTCTACACTTTaagtgattgaattcaaattctataaATTGCTGTGACATTACTAATGTGccgccttcctgatgaagggcttttgcctgaaacatcgattttcctgctcctcggatgctgcctgacctgctgtgcttttccagcaccacgctgatCTGCCACCTTCGACCTCCAGTTTTATTGTTCCTAGTAAATGGCCTCCAGAATGATTGGGATGGGCACTATATGTTTTAGCATTGAGGCCCATGACAAAATAAAAACTAAACATGTTGGTGGTTAAAGCTGCAATCTGTGAAATTGGAGTAAATCTCACATTTTTTGGTTCCTGCTGTTGTTGTTGTCTTTTTGATGTTCCCTAAGGCAGGTTTGTGTACTTGATTAGGAATATGGTCGCTGGTGCATTTCTGTGACACCCAGGCAATTGAACAGGAACAGGCCTCCTGTGTGGTTTATACAACCCTGAGGGGTTCCTTACCAACAAAGACTGGGGGGGTCCCAGGCTGATTTAGCTTCTACCTTTGTCATCAGCAATACTCAGCGTGAGATAGAGAATTATAGAATcatgacagtgtggaagcaggccatttggcacatcgtTTCTTCCCCGACCCTCCAGTCAGCGTCCCTCCCAGACTCTCTATCTTTGTAATCCTGCcttccccatggctaattcacctaacctgcacatccctgaaaactgtgggcaatttcccattgctaatccacctaaccagcctgtctttgaactgtgggaggaaattcacacagacacggggagaatgtgcaaattccacacagactgaggctggatttgaacccagaatccctggcgctgtgaggcagcagtgctaaccacttagccatcGTGCCCCCCCCATAGGTGGGATGGACAGGGTTGCTACTACAGGCTGCCATTCACTGTATGTAGTTAAAGGTGGGGAAGGCAGAGGTGAGACTCCATTATCTCCCTCCAGCTTATGGTTAAAGACAAAGTGGTTGCTCCTCATTTGTGTTTCGGATGATTGAGAGAACAACTTGGGGCACTGTACTGTTTCTGAGATCTGACAGTCTGAGGAGAGGGAAAGGAGAAATGAAACCGAAACAACCAGAAATCAAATACTTGCTCTCTATTTAAAAAATTGTCACCATCCCACTGATGTCCCACAAAATTACCAGAGGCTTTCTGGATCATTAACCCCTTGTGTTACCAGCTATTTTCAAGCATGTTGTTTTGTTGTCAAGGTGGCGGTGAACGATAAACACTTCCTGGAATTCAAGCATCGTATCCCGATCTCCAGAGTAGACAGCATTTCTATCGATGGTCAAGTCGAGATTGTCTCCATCAGCTTCCTAAACAATGTGAGTAAAGCATGGGGCATCTCTATTTGAGACAGTAAGAACTGTTAGTGACAGTCTGAACGTTACCTCGGTGAGCTCAGTATAAATTTCCAAACAGTGAGCTTTGGCAAGTTCCTCCATGTGCGACACAGCAGCAGCCTGGAGTGGTGTACTGTCAGTTGACACAACTTGGTCATGTCTGAAATGATGAACATGATGCAGAGTAAACCAGCAGCAATTAATCTTAATGGAACCAAATCAAGCAGGGGAGTCACTGTGAAGATCTGGATTGGGGTGGGGTGTCTCTCTTATCCGTATTGGTCAATAAACACGAGCAGTTTAGTCTGGTTCTATAAGATTTCACACTTTATTCAATCTCAGCCGGGCACAGGTTGTCCAGTAACACAGAGATCAAACACTTCCGTGTTCCTCAGAGAAACTACGCACATGGCTTAAGACAAAGATGTTTTTATACTTTTATTTTGAGACAAGTACAGGCCATAACCAGAGTGCACATTCAAACAATTACTAATCGATTTTAAtgaaatgactttattgaaaGCAATTTAGCCCATAGATATTTCCTGGGAGCCGACCTTATTTTCCAACATCCAAATATTCCTATCCCGCGAACCTAGTCTCTGCACCTGCACTTGCAAGGTCAGTTAGGGTGGCTAGAAATGTCTTATCTAGTCtagttatttctatgctgtaaaggaagcattgtctgctaatctttGTTGAGACAGACTGTGGTTAGTTCAGCTTTTAGCAGGGCTACAAGCCATTTTATGTAGCTTtaagcagaattgtcaatttgtagccaagaagccattttgtcatgttatttgcattaagaagccattttaTTGCTGCCTATGTTAGCAACAGCATGCATTAAATGATTGCACCTGACTACAACTAGGTACTTGAGCCTCTATTCAGATTTCAAATCCTCAACTGGTTTGAGCTGCAGTCACTATTCAAAAAGGATAAATATGGAAAGAGTTCTTCCAACTGCCCTCCGCCAGAGGGAGGAAGATTTCAATGTTTGTTCACTCAAAGCCATTCAACATTATGAAAGTTTTCTGGACTCTCCttcctctgaagaagggtcactgaaacgttaactctgatttctctccacagatgctaccagacctgctgagcttttccagcaacttttttttgtttctgatttccagtgtctgcagttttCTGAGAATGTTGTGATTTGAGTTATCATTTAAAATGACTTGATGTTTGTGGATtaatctctctttctttctcctcacTTCCAGACTGCTCCCATGTTTGCTCCCCCTGCCTTTGCTAACCCGGTAAGATTTGTTCTCTGACTAGTGAATCCACTGACTGGTCATCGAAAGTTTTTAATGCTTTCATTGTTTCTTGAGACCTgatcacacctctctctctcttctctctctcgcaGGCTGGTTCcatgtttcctcccactatcccgGCCAATCCGGTAAGTTCGGAATTTTTTTGCTGGAACTCAAACTCCGTTTCCCATGTCCTGCCCTCCACCCCTTTCCCTGGCACTCAGTCCGTTCACAATCTCAGCAGCTCATTTAACCCTGAGGTGAGCTCTTGACCTGCTGAGAAGCCAATGCTAAGATCCTCTGCTTCCAGCTGTTTAACCCCCTCCTGCCTTGgtccatttgctgctgaaacTTTGTTATTTTGGGGCTTGAATATTCCAACGCCCTCCTGCCTGCTCTTCTACACTCTATTCCTCTCTAAACTTAAGGTTGTTCAAAAGTCTACTGTCTGTCTTAACTCTTGAATGTCCCAAACTCCTGTGACTTCAGGTTGAGTgatgtcttgattttaaaattctcatccttgtttacaAATCTCTCCGAGGCCTTGCACCCTCTCTGTCTTTGTGCCCACAACTGTCTGAGACATTGGCACTCCCCTAACTCTGGCCTCCTGTACCTGGTTGGTGACTATGCCTTCTGTTGCCTGGGCATCACATTCTCTGGAATTTCCTCATTACACCTCCCGGCCTCAGGACCTCGCTTCCCTCCTTTGAGATACTCGTTTAAGATCTACCTCTTTTGCCAACCTTATCTGACCTCATCTATTTTTACGTGGTTTTCACTATATGACattttataatgctcctgtgaagtttTATCATGTTAAAGCTGCTTTATAAGTATAAGTTGTTGTAATTACACGGGCCAACCTCTGCCAATACTGATTAACTGTCTCCTCATTTCCCAGGCTGGATCCATGTTTGCTCCACCTGCATTTCCCAACCCGGTAAGTTACATCCTTTGCCCAGTGAATCCACTGAGACGTTGgaatttttaatttcttcatttttcaaGGATGTGCtcatctctctctttttttcctcGACTTACTTCCCAGGCTGGATCCATGTTTGCTCCACCTGCATTTCCCAACCCGGTAAGTTTCAGCCTTTGGCCAGCGAATCCACTAATGAGATGTTGGAATTTTTAATTGCTTCATTTTTCAGGATATGCTgattgcgctctctctctctctctccacttccaGGCTCCCCCCATGTGTGCCCCACCTTCCTTTGCCAACTTGGTACGTTCCAGTTTATTTTCTCGTTGTAACAATCCACtgaatggcaaaagtgaggactgctggaaaccagagtctagattagtggtgctggaaaagcacagcaggtcaggcagcatccaaagagcaggaaaatcgacgttttgggcaaaagcctttcatcaggaatgaaggcagggagcctcgggggtggagagataaatgggggtgggggggtgatgtaATTCTCACTGAGGGAGCTCAGATGGGTTTGGTGAGATCCAGTGAGGATTCGCTAACCCTTGTGATGTGAATCACTTCCCCAAACTTGACATGACttgcattttccaaaaaaaatgaaTTTTCAGCCCCATGTTTCTCTTTGAATAGctccttttattctttcagtGAAATGCCTGATCCTCATGGAGTGTTTTTTGTCTTGGATTCAGTGCAGGATCCACATGGAAACTAATAAATTTAACTTCAATAAAATTGTCTCAGACCAATCATTTCTCACTCGGTAGTCAGAAAAGATTGTAATGTCGTGTTTTGTTAGTATTTCAAGGAATTGTGTTTAAGTCTATAACAGTAGTCCCTACTTTCTGTTAATATGTTCTCTGGAATctaggaactccctccctaacgtCATTGTGGGTCTACAACAGCATGTCacctgcagcggttcaagaaggcagttcaccaccaccttcccaacggGCAGTTATGcagcagcaataaatgctgacccaagcAACAATGCCCGCTgcccacaagtgaatttaaaaataaaacaggaacagTTTGGATTAAAACATGTTGGATAAgctgagacatttttcactgaagtTGCATCTTGAAacagcaaatcagggcaggacataaacagaggaaccttgattatctgaaggactcgggcagggagtatttcatttggttaattgaatgccgGGTAATCGATGCctgataacatagttagccatgCATCAGGACCTTGTGATCATTTCGGATGATCTgaagtttggttaattgaatgctggataatcgaggttcctctgtacatttaATGGCaaagtcctagggaatgttgctgaacaaagagatcttcgaatgcaggttcaaagctccttgaaagtggagtcattggtagatagggtagtgaggatggtgtttggtacacttgcctttattggtcactgcattaagtcttggagttgggaggtcatgttgcagctgtacagggcattggttagtccactgttggaatactgtgtgcaattctggtcttcctgctttaggaaagatgttgtcaaacttgaaagagtgcagaaaagattgacaaggatgttgccagagttggagggtttgagctgtagggagaggctgaacaggctggggtacAAACTAATCACCGTTACCAGTGATTATAATCATCAGGAACTCCTTTGCCACTATTCCCCTCTGATAGAGATTATTAAGGCTTGCCCAATTGCAGACAATCTCTCTGTTTCCCATCCTTGTGTTTTTCTTGAGAAAGAAATAAATTAACCTTTTCAAACACACATCTGGGCTGGCTGGGGCTTGAGCCCAAACTTCCAGGCCTAAAGGTAGGTGCACTACCACTATGCTATGAGACCCTTTTTAATTGCCTTGAGAACAAACACTGTGTGTATCTGGTCAATATTTTGTAAACTGAATGTTTTCCTGCTGAAGTATGAATCAGACCTGTCATGGAATTTATTATTTGAGACCTAGAGCAGCTGAGGCTGGTATTTCTCCCCTCTGTTTTCACTCTAATTCTTCTACTCTCCATTCCCAGTTCTTTGGAAGTTGCTGACTCCACCTGGGGGCAGGCAGTCCTGTGATGCAAGTATCAGTACTCCCCAGTAAATCTGGACAGGATAGTGCTGGGCTATTCAGCTGCAGGGGGCTTCACTATCCAGTCCATCCGAACCGCATGTTTAACTGTGCTCAATGGACAGCAGTCAGGTCTGGTTGATCTAGCACCTTGTGAAGGTGATAATTGCTCCTTCACACTCTGTGCCAACTGTGTAGTGAACAGAGGGGGGTTTCTGAGTGTCATCAGGGATTCCCCCTGCTTTCCCTTCCAGTGACACACAGCACTCACTCAGTCCTGCAGAGAGACCCAGAGAAGTAGATTTGCTCTGCTCCCTCTCCCAGAGAGACCCAAACTGGCTTGCTGGCTGCAGGCTCCCCCTACAGGAGAGAGGGCAATTCACTGGGAGGTTTGATCGATtccaggtgaggtgaattggccatgctaaattccctatagtgtgttcagggatgcgttgGTTGGGTgcatttagtcaggggtaaatgtaaagtaatagggtaagggaatggatctggatgggttactctttggagggtcggtgtgggcttgttgggccaaatggcctgtttccacactgtaaggattctatgacttCTATGATACGACGTTTTGAGCCCAGGACTGCGTCATTTGGTGAATTTGAGACAGACACCACTAGGTGGAGCACTGAGACTCCATGTGCTTTTAAACTCTCACCAGAGGCAAGCTCACAATAAATGCAACTAAGGTCATCAGGGCCAGAGAAATATATTTACATTGGGGGagggggctcttgtggtgcagtgcctTCGAGTTTCCCCTGTTCCAGAGCTGTgtcataacttttttttaaatacaacaCAGAGGAAGAGTCACAATATGTTTTAATTTCAGGTAGCCCATCAAGACACTTTGGTTACACTGGAAAACTATTGTGTGTTGGGATTTGAATGATCCTGTCATAACTGGCATGATTATTTCTCTTGGTAGTCATCATGAGCTtttagtgtcaagattagagtggtactggaaaagcacagcaggtcgggcagatccaaggagcaggacaaatcgatatttctggcaaaagcccttcatcaggatgacctgctgtgctttttcggcaccactctaatcttggctctgatcgccagcatctgcagtacccacttccacctgtCATGAGCTTTTATACCGGTGCTGTGATGCTGTGGGTAAAGCAGAAGAACAACTCGCATCGGTCTTAACATTTGCTTCCTGCTCCGTTAAGGTTATGGTCTTGGTCACTGTTTTAATATGCAGCATTGCGTCCGATCCAACTTACTGTCGCTATGGATCCATCATGGAATCCTACAGTACTGAAGAAGCACTTTGGCCCGTTGGCTTTGTAAACTTCTCTACGCTTCACTCACCCAGTGGGAAGGAATTGTGCTCACAGGATAAATAATTGATTTTTAATTCTCAAAAAACATGGTTTCTTGCAGCAAGTTCCTTTCAAGGCCCCAATCCAGGGAGGATTCTTTGTCTCGAGATCGATTGCCATTCAGGGGACTGTCGCACCAAATTGTGGCAGGTATGTGACCTCCAACATTGAGTTTACGAGCTGATTTAACCTCTGTTCATTCAATGTGGGTATGTTAAGGAGGTTTCCAACACCTGGATTTTCCATGTTATCTTCTTCAAAACACTTTGGATCTTTAGGTGGATAAATTAACTGGGTCTTTTTGGAGGGAGTTCTGAACAGGACTGGTCTGACGTTGGTAAATGTTGGCCAAGTTTCATTATCAGATAAGGACCTGTAATGTTAGAGAGCCAACGGAAGAAATGATGCGTAGTTGAGTTGGAGTAACACAAAACCAGATCAAGTTGTAAACTCTAAATCATTGCTGTGGTCCAGTCTCTTTGTTACACGGTAATTGGAAAAGCCCTGTTACTGCCTGCTCTTGAACCTTTTATCTCTCTTACTCTTTTCCAGTTTTTCCATTAATCTGAAGCCAAGCACTTCTCCCGACATTGCTTTCCATATCAGTCCGCGATTCCGCACTGAGAAGGTGGTTGTGCGAAACAGCTACCTGCGGAATTCCTGGGGCAAGGAAGAGAGGGCTTTGGCTGAAAATCCGTTTTCTCTCGGACAGCCCTTTGAGGTGGGTGCCTGAACAAGTTAGTGGTTGGAGTACCAGGAGAGCTCCCACCTGGTACAGGTTTGACTTTCAGGTTGTCATTTTTAAACACAAACAATTCACTCTTAACCTTTTAAGAAAGATAACTCACTCTTGTCATGCATCTGGCCTGTTGTGACAGCCGTCCATAGCAAAATGGTTGACTCctaattgtcctctgaaatggccaagccggACACTCATACAGCACTCTTCAATCCAACAAGTCCGTGTTGACcacaatcccaaattaaactagtcccaccttggcccatttccctctaaggTGTACTTATCTAATTTTTTAAATGTCACTATATccatatctaccacttcctcaggaagttcattccacaaacaatACACTCTGTATTTTAAAAACAAGTTGCCTCTCAtgtacttttaaatctttttcctctcaccttaaaaaatatgctcCTGAGTCTTGAAATTCTCCACCCTAGGGGAAAAGACACCTgatatttaccttatctatactcctcattttataaacctctgtaaggtcacccctcaatttcctgcactccagtgaaaaagtcccagcctctcctttaacatcctgctaaatcatttctgaaccccctccagcttaatattacaacagggtgaccagaactggacatggtACTGCAAAagagtcctgtacaacctcaacatgacatcccaactcctatactcc is a genomic window containing:
- the LOC132830291 gene encoding galectin-4-like isoform X1, whose protein sequence is MSFVPSQPVYNPSIPYIGPIPGGLQDGKMIMIKGRVLPQSDRFHVNLQCGSVPYHCDVAFHFNPRFENPGYVVCNTYKEQCWSSEERKQEMPIQRGESFQILILVQADCYKVAVNDKHFLEFKHRIPISRVDSISIDGQVEIVSISFLNNTAPMFAPPAFANPAGSMFPPTIPANPAGSMFAPPAFPNPAGSMFAPPAFPNPAPPMCAPPSFANLQVPFKAPIQGGFFVSRSIAIQGTVAPNCGSFSINLKPSTSPDIAFHISPRFRTEKVVVRNSYLRNSWGKEERALAENPFSLGQPFEITILCEQLFFRVTVNGRHIFDFNHRYQPIQQINELQVEGDVTLSNVSV
- the LOC132830291 gene encoding galectin-4-like isoform X2; translated protein: MSFVPSQPVYNPSIPYIGPIPGGLQDGKMIMIKGRVLPQSDRFHVNLQCGSVPYHCDVAFHFNPRFENPGYVVCNTYKEQCWSSEERKQEMPIQRGESFQILILVQADCYKVAVNDKHFLEFKHRIPISRVDSISIDGQVEIVSISFLNNTAPMFAPPAFANPAGSMFPPTIPANPAGSMFAPPAFPNPAGSMFAPPAFPNPQVPFKAPIQGGFFVSRSIAIQGTVAPNCGSFSINLKPSTSPDIAFHISPRFRTEKVVVRNSYLRNSWGKEERALAENPFSLGQPFEITILCEQLFFRVTVNGRHIFDFNHRYQPIQQINELQVEGDVTLSNVSV